A window of Juglans regia cultivar Chandler chromosome 7, Walnut 2.0, whole genome shotgun sequence contains these coding sequences:
- the LOC109006931 gene encoding uncharacterized protein LOC109006931 has product MGGKGRRRREKNYRAAHGGYSRLPPPPNPSQVDALPSKLRKLISFTSSHYPKPQGSAAKDGDANKKTHAKGVSDPNGITDGGDNEILRTPQHLDSGDDTTNEKRKKKRKRNKVNDLRFETTLENSDARVKRRERKKKYLEVKKNKHKKAKTGVDCDFPGHEEIKFGEVVEAPPKLVGLPKAFKNVQGASQERIRLQAIEKYRNSKGWASRPGIQLPPATTSTAF; this is encoded by the exons ATGGGAGGgaaaggaaggagaagaagagagaaaaactaCAGAGCAGCGCATGGAGGCTACAGCCGCCTCCCTCCCCCACCAAATCCTTCCCAAGTCGACGCTCTCCCCTCCAAGCTCCGTAAACTCATCTCCTTCACTTCCTCTCACTACCCTAAACCccaag GGTCTGCTGCGAAGGATGGTGATGCTAATAAA aaaaccCATGCAAAGGGTGTATCAGACCCAAATGGGATCACAGATGGAGGTGATAATGAGATTTTGAGGACACCTCAACATCTAGACAGTGGTGATGACACCACaaatgagaagagaaagaaaaaaagaaagaggaacaAGGTTAATGACCTTAGATTTGAAACAACCTTAGAGAACTCAGATGCTCGTGTGAAACGACGTGAGCGCAAGAAAAA GTACTTGgaagtgaagaaaaataaacataaaaaagcaAAGACTGGAGTGGATTGCGACTTTCCTGGACATGAGgagatcaaatttggagaagtaGTTGAAGCTCCACCTAAGTTGGTTGGTCTTCCTAAG GCATTCAAGAATGTCCAAGGTGCTTCGCAAGAGAGGATTCGGTTGCAGGCTATTGAGAAATATAGGAATAGCAAGGGATGGGCTTCAAGGCCAGGGATTCAACTTCCTCCTGCAACTACTTCAACAGCATTTTAG
- the LOC118348963 gene encoding cyclic nucleotide-gated cation channel beta-1-like, producing MGKEEEETQFGTWMRAWMRAKFKQKEEGRNVRWKQKMITRNVVGVKDEEKNNSVKEKEGSQKQDEIQREEEINVRSEEVMSKNQDFQEDERGNAKMVSTETWKETTTENQEKKSEESREEMSEMGERIDISDCLMKLFKSTTPSDGDIEACLQAVAPCVTEEMNDNLSMPFCRDEVEEAPKHMAPLKSLGPDSFGAYFFQKHWQIVGDEVGKLEDK from the exons ATGgggaaggaggaggaagagactCAGTTTGGTACTTGGATGAGGGCATGGATGAGAGCTAAATTTAAGCAGAAAGAGGAGGGTAGAAATGTGAGATGGAAACAAAAAATGATAACAAGAAATGTAGTTGGAGTAAAGGATGAGGAAAAGAATAATAGTGTGAAGGAGAAGGAAGGAAGTCAGAAACAAGATGAAATTCAGAGGGAGGAAGAAATTAATGTAAGAAGTGAGGAGGTGATGAGTAAAAACCAAGATTTTCAAGAAGATGAAAGGGGGAATGCAAAAATGGTTAGTACTGAAACATGGAAGGAAACTACAACagaaaatcaagagaaaaagagTGAGGAATCAAGGGAGGAGATGAGTGAAATGGGAGAAAGAATTGATATAAGTGATTGCTTAATGAAG CTATTCAAATCCACAACCCCAAGTGATGGGGATATTGAAGCTTGTTTGCAGGCAGTGGCTCCTTGTGTAACAGAAGAAATGAATGACAATTTGTCCATGCCTTTCTGTAGAGATGAAGTTGAGGAAGCTCCCAAACACATGGCCCCTTTGAAGTCACTTGGACCAGATAGCTTTGGGgcttacttttttcaaaagcattGGCAGATTGTTGGTGATGAG GTGGGGAAATTAGAGGACAAGTAG
- the LOC109006930 gene encoding 2-methylene-furan-3-one reductase-like: MCGNYNMQKAWFYEEYGPKEVLKLGDFPIPTPLHNQLLVQVRAAALNPIDFKRRQRPIFPSDFPVVPGCDMAGVVIGKGGGVTKFDVGDEVYGNIQDFNAGEKLKQLGTLAEFIVVEESLIATKPNNLSFEEAASLPLAVQTAIEGFKTAGFKEGQTVFIVGGAGGVGTLVVQLAKHLYGASHVVATTSTPKVEFVEKLGADRAVDYRKTRYDDIDEKYDFLYDTIGDCKNSFVVAKDDAPIVDITWPPSHPRAIYSSLTVCGDDLEKLRPHLESGKLKAVIDPTGPYSFGEVIKAFGYLETGRARGKVVISVPSAGKNMQRNI, from the exons ATGTGTGGGAATTACAATATGCAGAAAGCTTGGTTTTACGAGGAGTATGGTCCCAAAGAAGTCCTCAAGTTGGGAGACTTCCCTATTCCTACTCCCCTGCATAACCAACTCCTAGTCCAAGTTCGAGCTGCTGCTTTGAATCCTATTGATTTCAAAAGACGCCAGCGACCCATCTTTCCTTCGGACTTCCCT GTGGTACCTGGCTGTGACATGGCTGGCGTAGTGATAGGAAAAGGTGGAGGTGTTACGAAATTTGATGTGGGTGATGAGGTTTATGGCAACATCCAAGATTTCAATGCAGGAGAAAAACTGAAGCAGCTTGGAACTCTGGCAGAGTTCATAGTCGTGGAAGAGAGCTTGATTgcaacaaaaccaaataatcTTTCATTTGAGGAAGCTGCAAGCTTGCCTTTAGCAGTTCAGACTGCAATAGAAGGATTCAAAACTGCAGGTTTTAAAGAGGGGCAAACCGTTTTTATAGTTGGTGGAGCAGGGGGTGTTGGAACTTTGGTCGTTCAACTAGCCAAGCACTTGTATGGTGCTTCTCATGTTGTTGCTACAACTAGTACCCCAAAGGTGGAATTCGTCGAAAAATTGGGTGCTGATAGAGCTGTTGACTACAGAAAGACTAGATATGATGACATTgatgaaaaatatgattttctctatgatacaattg GCGATTGCAAGAATTCTTTTGTGGTAGCTAAGGATGATGCCCCAATTGTTGACATAACATGGCCTCCTTCTCATCCAAGAGCTATATATTCAAGCTTGACAGTGTGCGGTGATGACTTGGAGAAGCTTAGGCCACATTTGGAGAGCGGAAAGCTTAAGGCTGTGATCGATCCAACTGGCCCATATTCTTTTGGAGAAGTAATTAAAGCTTTTGGGTATCTAGAAACAGGAAGAGCAAGAGGAAAAGTTGTCATCTCTGTTCCATCCGCCGGCAAGAACATGCAACGTAACATCTGA
- the LOC108980569 gene encoding cytochrome P450 76T24-like, with amino-acid sequence MQLNMNSFPFMHAATPILHRFELMDYIALLLLISFVSASIHVLASGLGGWKKKSGCLTSFPPGPKAFPIVGNISCLQELRSKPHQTLAKLSKQYGPLMTLKLGSTTTVVISSPDTAKEALQKHDQAFSSRTIPDAARASGHHKFSVAWLPASTRWRSLRKVAAMEMFVTQRLDATEAIRHKKVQELIAHIGASCNSGEAIHIGGVAFTTVFNVISNTLFSTDLAQYGSNTSQEFQALIMGTMEEGGRPNIADYFPALRLFDPQGTRRRLTAYIANLFGILDGIINERLQLRATSNASKAGSDVLDSLLSLVEDDNSELSYDDIKHLLLDLYSAGSDTKSSAVEWAMAELLHNPSKMAKVREELKEVIGKDGLVQESDISKLPYLLATVKETFRLHPPAPLLLPHKAEVDVEMCGFTVPKNAQILVNVWGMGRDSSIWPNPDQFSPERFLDKDIDYKGRNFELIPFGAGRRICPGLPLANRMVPLMLASLLHHFNWKLEDEMKPEDMDMRETTFGITLRIAQPLRAIPIKSL; translated from the exons ATGCAGCTTAATATGAATTCCTTCCCTTTCATGCATGCAGCTACCCCAATTCTACATAGATTTGAGTTAATGGACTACATAGCATTGCTGCTTTTAATTTCCTTTGTGTCCGCATCCATTCATGTGCTGGCCTCCGGTCTTGGGGGCTGGAAGAAGAAGTCTGGCTGTCTCACTTCATTTCCCCCTGGCCCCAAGGCTTTTCCTATTGTTGGCAACATCAGCTGCTTGCAGGAGCTGCGCAGCAAACCCCACCAAACTCTCGCCAAGCTCTCCAAACAATATGGACCCTTGATGACTCTCAAGCTCGGCAGCACAACCACCGTAGTCATTTCCTCTCCAGACACAGCCAAAGAAGCACTGCAAAAACACGACCAAGCCTTCTCCAGCCGAACTATCCCGGACGCGGCCCGAGCATCTGGCCACCACAAATTCTCGGTGGCGTGGCTACCCGCATCGACTCGTTGGAGGAGTCTCAGGAAAGTTGCAGCCATGGAAATGTTTGTTACACAACGGCTGGATGCCACCGAAGCCATTCGACATAAAAAGGTTCAAGAGCTAATTGCCCATATTGGAGCAAGTTGCAACAGTGGTGAGGCGATACATATTGGTGGAGTTGCCTTCACAACAGTTTTTAATGTCATTTCAAACACGTTATTCTCCACTGACTTGGCCCAGTATGGTTCGAATACATCCCAGGAGTTCCAGGCTCTTATAATGGGTACCATGGAAGAAGGTGGGAGGCCTAATATTGCAGACTATTTCCCAGCACTTCGTTTATTTGATCCGCAAGGTACACGCCGGAGGCTTACAGCTTATATTGCAAATTTGTTTGGGATTTTGGATGGTATTATCAATGAACGCCTGCAATTAAGAGCAACGTCAAATGCTTCTAAGGCTGGCAGCGATGTACTTGACTCCCTCCTTAGTCTCGTTGAAGACGATAATTCAGAATTGAGCTACGACGATATCAAACATTTGCTTCTG GATTTATATAGTGCAGGGAGCGACACAAAATCAAGCGCGGTGGAATGGGCAATGGCAGAGTTACTACACAATCCGTCCAAAATGGCAAAAGTCCGAGAGGAGCTTAAAGAAGTCATTGGCAAAGATGGGCTTGTTCAAGAATCCGACATATCAAAATTACCTTATCTACTCGCGACAGTGAAAGAAACCTTTCGGTTGCATCCACCGGCGCCTTTACTACTCCCCCACAAAGCCGAGGTTGACGTAGAAATGTGTGGCTTTACCGTGCCAAAGAATGCACAAATACTAGTCAACGTGTGGGGAATGGGACGAGATTCGAGCATATGGCCAAACCCAGACCAGTTTTCGCCTGAAAGGTTTTTAGATAAAGACATTGACTATAAAGGCAGGAATTTCGAGCTCATTCCTTTCGGAGCTGGAAGAAGAATATGCCCTGGATTGCCTTTGGCCAATCGGATGGTACCCCTCATGTTGGCCTCTCTTCTTCACCACTTTAATTGGAAGCTTGAAGATGAGATGAAGCCAGAAGATATGGACATGAGGGAGACAACGTTTGGAATTACCTTACGCATTGCCCAGCCCCTTCGGGCTATTCCCATTAAATCACTGTAA